A single window of Solanum dulcamara chromosome 5, daSolDulc1.2, whole genome shotgun sequence DNA harbors:
- the LOC129889797 gene encoding monooxygenase 2-like, whose product MVMAMISSILQHAKSHSSSKISTYFQKRLSLIPGVGGCRYISNDSRKENIVIVGAGIAGLASALSLQRFGIRSLVLEQAESLRTEGSSITLSKNGWKALDAIGVGDELRKQFLEIKGIVINSDDGKELNSFGFKEEDKSQELRVVERRVLLETLASKLPPDAISFSSKLTNIETSDNGTNTLLQLQDGTRLSAEVVIACDGVWSPTAKWMGFRQPKYAGHITFRGLGYFPEGQPYEPKVNYTYGRGLRAGFVPASKTKVYWFVVCNSSSPGLRITDPSILRQEAKELVRNWPVTDMLNLINLTADDTLTRNPLYDRWLWPLISPSPSSGRTVLLGDAWHPMTPNIGQGACCALEDSIVLTEKLAEAMKSKDISVEDAFKAYGSERWRRVFPLTVMANRVGALLQSENRLICSLRDNILVPKLKPRTMTRHADYEFEQTKRNKH is encoded by the exons ATGGTCATGGCTATGATCTCTTCAATTCTACAGCATGCCAAGTCTCATTCTTCCTCTAAAATATCTActtattttcaaaaaagattATCTTTGATCCCCGGAGTTGGAGGCTGCAGATACATATCTAATGATagtagaaaagaaaatattgtaATTGTTGGGGCAGGAATTGCTGGCCTTGCTTCTGCTCTTTCACTTCAGAG GTTTGGTATTAGAAGTTTGGTGCTTGAACAGGCTGAGTCATTGAGAACTGAAGGAAGTTCAATAACACTTTCTAAAAATGGATGGAAGGCACTTGATGCTATTGGTGTTGGTGATGAACTTAGGAAACAATTTCTTGAAATTAAAGG GATAGTAATAAACTCAGATGATGGAAAGGAGTTAAACTCCTTTGGGTTCAAAGAAGAGGACAAAAG CCAAGAACTAAGGGTGGTGGAGAGGAGAGTCTTACTTGAAACACTAGCTAGTAAACTACCACCAGATGCTATTTCTTTTTCCTCAAAGTTGACAAACATTGAAACAAGTGATAATGGTACTAATACCTTATTGCAACTTCAAGACGGAACTCGTTTATCCGCTGAG GTGGTGATTGCTTGTGATGGCGTATGGTCACCAACGGCTAAATGGATGGGATTTCGACAGCCTAAGTATGCAGGGCATATCACCTTTCGAGGCCTAGGATATTTCCCTGAAGGACAGCCATATGAACCAAAAGTAAACTATACATATGGAAGAGGATTGCGTGCTGGATTTGTTCCTGCTTCTAAAACCAAGGTCTACTGGTTTGTCGTGTGCAATAGCTCATCTCCAG GTCTGAGGATCACAGATCCATCAATTTTGAGACAAGAAGCTAAAGAGCTCGTTAGAAATTGGCCAGTCACGGACATGTTAAACCTGATTAATCTTACAGCAGACGATACATTAACAAGAAATCCCCTTTATGACCGATGGCTTTGGCCCTTAATAAGCCCTTCGCCTTCTAGTGGAAGGACAGTGCTTCTTGGAGATGCATGGCATCCAATGACACCCAACATAGGCCAGGGTGCTTGTTGTGCATTGGAGGATTCCATAGTTTTGACAGAAAAGCTAGCAGAAGCAATGAAGTCCAAGGATATTTCTGTGGAGGATGCATTCAAAGCATATGGAAGTGAAAGATGGAGACGTGTGTTTCCATTAACAGTAATGGCAAATCGCGTGGGAGCACTGCTGCAGTCTGAGAATAGACTGATATGTTCTCTTAGAGATAATATCCTTGTGCCTAAGCTGAAACCCAGAACAATGACGAGACATGCCGATTATGAATTTGAGCAAACTAAAAGAAACAAACATTAG
- the LOC129889799 gene encoding uncharacterized protein LOC129889799 isoform X1, producing MYRSSSSSRVSEEFFFNPKSTISTEAEELPTFNPQSHVAKKEKNRLRSAENAIHLIPLILLLSAIILWVFSSPAVTMMNKADSIVARHNIAVNQPEIHEGSSKRSFTSKLESEDIDATDNSIGQENNESEG from the exons ATGTACCGTTCATCGAGTTCTTCACGGGTATCTGAAGAGTTCTTTTTTAATCCCAAATCAACAATTTCTACTGAAGCTGAAGAACTACCGACGTTTAATCCCCAATCTCACGTtgctaaaaaggaaaaaaatcgCCTCAGATCTGCTGAAAATGCAATCCATCTTATCCCTTTAATATTGCTGCTTTCTGCTATTATTTTGTGGGTTTTCTCTAGTCCTG CAGTTACTATGATGAATAAAGCTGATTCAATTGTTGCCAGACACAACATTGCTGTGAATCAACCTGAAATCCATGAAGGCAGTTCAAAGAGAAGTTTCACATCAAAGCTGGAGTCAGAGGACATCGATGCAACTGATAATTCCATAGgtcaagaaaataatgaatctGAAGGATGA
- the LOC129889799 gene encoding uncharacterized protein LOC129889799 isoform X2, with translation MYRSSSSSRVSEEFFFNPKSTISTEAEELPTFNPQSHVAKKEKNRLRSAENAIHLIPLILLLSAIILWVFSSPVTMMNKADSIVARHNIAVNQPEIHEGSSKRSFTSKLESEDIDATDNSIGQENNESEG, from the exons ATGTACCGTTCATCGAGTTCTTCACGGGTATCTGAAGAGTTCTTTTTTAATCCCAAATCAACAATTTCTACTGAAGCTGAAGAACTACCGACGTTTAATCCCCAATCTCACGTtgctaaaaaggaaaaaaatcgCCTCAGATCTGCTGAAAATGCAATCCATCTTATCCCTTTAATATTGCTGCTTTCTGCTATTATTTTGTGGGTTTTCTCTAGTCCTG TTACTATGATGAATAAAGCTGATTCAATTGTTGCCAGACACAACATTGCTGTGAATCAACCTGAAATCCATGAAGGCAGTTCAAAGAGAAGTTTCACATCAAAGCTGGAGTCAGAGGACATCGATGCAACTGATAATTCCATAGgtcaagaaaataatgaatctGAAGGATGA
- the LOC129889801 gene encoding GTP-binding protein YPTM2 has translation MNPEYDYLFKLLLIGDSGVGKSCLLLRFADDSYLESYISTIGVDFKIRTVEQDGKTIKLQIWDTAGQERFRTITSSYYRGAHGIIVVYDVTDQESFNNVKQWLSEIDRYASDNVNKLLVGNKCDLTAQKVVSTETAQAFADEIGIPFMETSAKNATNVEQAFMAMAASIKNRMASQPASNNARPPTVQIRGQPVNQKSGCCSS, from the exons ATGAATCCAGAATa CGACTATCTTTTCAAGCTTTTGCTTATTGGAGATTCTGGTGTTGGCAAATCGTGTCTCCTCTTGAGATTTGCT gATGATTCATATCTTGAGAGTTACATCAGCACCATTGGTGTGGACTTC aaaatcCGCACAGTTGAGCAGGATGGGAAAAccattaaacttcaaatt TGGGATACTGCTGGTCAAGAACGTTTTAGGACAATTACCAGCAGTTATTATCGTGGTGCGCACGGCATAATT GTGGTTTATGATGTAACTGATCAAGAGAGCTTCAATAATGTTAAGCAATGGTTGAGTGAAATAGATCGATATGCAAGTGATAATGTGAACAAGCTTCTTGTTGGAAACAAGTGCGATCTCACGGCACAGAAGGTGGTTTCGACAGAGACAGCTCAG GCTTTTGCTGATGAGATTGGCATTCCTTTCATGGAAACAAGTGCAAAAAATGCTACTAATGTAGAACAGGCTTTCATGGCTATGGCTGCTTCAATCAAGAACAG AATGGCAAGCCAACCGGCATCAAACAATGCACGACCTCCAACTGTGCAGATCCGAGGACAACCTGTCAACCAAAAGAGCGGTTGCTGCTCATCTTGA
- the LOC129889800 gene encoding pentatricopeptide repeat-containing protein At4g16835, mitochondrial, with protein sequence MYYQLHFRSKVCSFPFLTFLSCNRHICISYYRSPDVISSPEALPAPPSSRHSQLVPSSNVKFSRNDQFSYKIRHSEQLEIEDVVLSNKKITSFIRSGDLDSAVRVFESVKVKTVITWNSILAGFSRKHGFLEEARQLFDKIPEPNVVSYNTMLACYWRNADIQAAKSFFDRMPVKDVASWNTMISGFSQNGLMGEAEELFRAMLVRNEVTWNAMVAGYVESGELESALELFREAPVKGVIARTAIVTGYMRSGNIEMAEKMFQEMREKSMVTWNTMISGYIENGRAEDGMKLVKKMMGSGIKVNDSTLSSLLLGCSNLSALKLGKQVHQHVVKSPLYLDMTVGTSLISMYSKCGVLEDAWKLFLEMPRKDVVSWNAMISGYAQHGESKKALSLFNEMRSKGTKPDWITFVGVLSACNHAGLVNLGIQYFEQMQNDYGVKPKPDHYTCMVDLLGRAGKLNEAVDLIRKMQFKPHIALFGSLLGACRIHRNLEVAEFAAKNLLSLEPTNAAGYVQLANVYAAKNQWEGVSKVRKSMKENKVIKTPGYSWMEVGRVVHEFRSGDRLHPDLESICMKLKDLEKKMKLAGYVPDLNSSLHDVGEEQKEQLLLWHSEKLAIAFGLMKLPPGMPIRIFKNLRVCGDCHQATKVISAIENREIIVRDTTRFHHFKNGACSCGDYW encoded by the coding sequence ATGTACTATCAACTTCACTTTAGAAGCAAAGTTTGCTCCTTTCCATTCCTTACTTTCTTGTCATGTAATCGCCATATTTGTATCTCTTATTATCGAAGCCCAGATGTCATTTCGAGCCCAGAAGCATTGCCTGCACCTCCATCCTCACGGCACTCCCAATTGGTACCCTCCAGTAAcgtaaaattttcaagaaatgaTCAGTTTTCGTACAAAATCAGACATTCTGAGCAACTTGAAATCGAAGATGTAGTATTATCGAACAAGAAAATTACCAGCTTTATTCGATCTGGGGATTTAGATTCTGCGGTTAGAGTTTTTGAGAGCGTGAAGGTTAAGACAGTAATCACATGGAATTCAATCTTGGCtgggttttcaagaaaacatggGTTTCTTGAAGAAGCACGCCAACTGTTTGATAAAATACCTGAACCGAATGTTGTCTCGTACAATACTATGTTAGCTTGTTATTGGAGAAATGCTGATATCCAGGCTGCTAAGAGTTTCTTTGATCGAATGCCTGTTAAAGATGTTGCTTCCTGGAATACCATGATTTCAGGGTTCTCTCAAAATGGGCTGATGGGTGAAGCGGAAGAGTTGTTTCGGGCAATGCTGGTGAGGAATGAGGTTACTTGGAATGCTATGGTAGCTGGGTATGTTGAGTCTGGGGAATTGGAATCAGCATTAGAGTTGTTTAGGGAAGCTCCTGTGAAAGGTGTGATTGCTAGGACAGCCATTGTGACGGGGTATATGAGATCAGGAAACATTGAAATGGCGGAAAAGATGTTTCAAGAGATGCGAGAGAAGAGTATGGTAACGTGGAACACCATGATTTCTGGTTATATTGAGAATGGGAGAGCAGAGGATGGTATGAAGCTGGTCAAGAAAATGATGGGATCAGGTATAAAGGTGAACGACTCAACGTTGAGTAGTCTCTTACTAGGTTGTAGTAATTTATCTGCATTGAAATTGGGAAAGCAAGTTCATCAGCATGTCGTGAAGTCCCCTTTGTACTTGGATATGACGGTGGGGACTTCATTGATTAGCATGTATAGCAAGTGTGGAGTTTTGGAGGATGCTTGGAAGTTGTTTCTTGAGATGCCAAGAAAGGATGTTGTCAGTTGGAACGCAATGATTTCAGGATATGCTCAACACGGGGAAAGCAAGAAGGCCCTAAGCTTGTTTAATGAGATGAGGAGTAAAGGAACAAAACCAGATTGGATAACCTTTGTGGGTGTTCTATCAGCCTGTAACCATGCAGGTTTGGTCAATCTTGGCATTCAATATTTTGAGCAAATGCAGAACGATTATGGAGTTAAGCCAAAACCAGACCACTACACTTGTATGGTCGATCTCCTTGGACGAGCTGGAAAGCTAAATGAAGCTGTGGATTTGATACGAAAAATGCAATTCAAACCCCATATAGCACTCTTTGGATCACTTTTGGGTGCTTGTAGGATCCACAGAAACTTAGAAGTGGCAGAGTTTGCTGCCAAAAACTTGCTTAGCCTTGAACCTACAAATGCAGCAGGCTATGTTCAACTTGCTAATGTTTATGCAGCCAAGAACCAATGGGAAGGTGTTTCTAAAGTCAGAAAATCAATGAAAGAGAACAAAGTTATCAAAACTCCAGGATACAGTTGGATGGAGGTTGGGAGAGTGGTCCATGAGTTCAGATCAGGGGATAGACTTCATCCAGATCTCGAAAGCATATGCATGAAACTAAAAGATCTTGAGAAGAAAATGAAGTTAGCAGGTTACGTGCCTGATCTTAACTCTTCATTACACGACGTAGGAGAGGAACAGAAAGAGCAGCTACTTCTGTGGCACAGTGAGAAACTAGCTATTGCCTTTGGTTTAATGAAATTGCCACCAGGGATGCCAATTAGGATATTCAAGAATCTGAGAGTTTGTGGAGATTGCCACCAAGCCACTAAAGTTATATCAGCAATAGAAAATAGGGAAATCATTGTCAGAGATACAACTAGGTTTCaccatttcaaaaatggagCTTGTTCTTGTGGTGATTATTGGTAA